The following are from one region of the Halarcobacter sp. genome:
- a CDS encoding RDD family protein — protein sequence MNNENLELASLTKRIFAFLIDELIITILVYVIFWDSLVTNSANVDQLANVLASLIFPVFFVKFIYQSFFVWYYGATVGKLVLKIRVIDYYNFGRVSLSSSIIRSISRIASEYFVYIGFIFAFFTEGRQAFHDKTGRTLVVNA from the coding sequence ATGAATAACGAAAATCTTGAATTAGCTTCATTAACAAAACGTATTTTTGCCTTTTTAATAGATGAATTAATTATAACAATTCTAGTTTACGTAATTTTCTGGGATTCTTTAGTTACTAACAGTGCAAATGTTGACCAATTAGCAAATGTATTGGCAAGTTTGATTTTCCCTGTATTTTTTGTAAAATTTATTTATCAAAGTTTTTTTGTGTGGTACTATGGAGCAACAGTTGGAAAACTTGTTCTTAAAATTAGAGTAATTGATTATTATAATTTTGGTAGAGTATCTTTAAGTTCATCGATAATTAGATCTATATCAAGAATAGCAAGTGAATATTTTGTTTATATTGGTTTTATTTTTGCATTTTTTACAGAAGGTAGACAAGCATTTCATGATAAAACAGGAAGGACACTAGTAGTTAATGCTTAA
- the purD gene encoding phosphoribosylamine--glycine ligase, producing MNILILGSGGREYSIGLAISKEEENHNIFFMPGNGATDNLGTNINIKDYNELAIWAKDNNIDLTIVGPEAPLVDGVVDIFKANDLTIFGPSAKAAQLEGSKVYMKNILKKYNIPTAAFIETTNEKEAHDFIDTMSEPIVVKADGLCAGKGVIIAQTKAEAKEAASDMLSGESFGDAGTSIVVEEYLDGYELSIFAICDGDNYKVLPAAQDHKRVGDGDTGPNTGGMGAYAPTPLVNDDIYKKVEERVIKPTLEGMKKEGAPFEGVLFIGVMVVNGEPIILEYNVRFGDPECEILMPLLETPVSELFYKGATKQLDKLDIKIKNQFGVAVVMASANYPYGSSEPAEIIVDEIVDEEILDNTHISYAGVEKEDDKLFATGGRVLLCVGFGESIKEARDRAYKLCGQVHFAGKKCRTDIAYQALK from the coding sequence GTGAACATTTTAATACTTGGTAGTGGTGGAAGAGAATACTCAATAGGGTTAGCTATATCAAAAGAAGAAGAGAATCATAATATCTTTTTTATGCCTGGAAATGGTGCAACTGACAATTTAGGTACAAATATAAATATAAAAGATTATAATGAATTAGCAATTTGGGCAAAAGATAATAATATAGATTTAACAATTGTAGGACCTGAAGCTCCTTTAGTAGATGGTGTTGTTGATATTTTTAAAGCGAATGATTTAACTATTTTTGGACCTAGTGCAAAAGCTGCACAATTAGAGGGATCAAAAGTTTATATGAAAAATATTTTAAAGAAATATAATATACCAACAGCAGCGTTTATAGAAACTACAAATGAAAAAGAAGCACATGATTTTATTGATACTATGAGTGAACCAATAGTTGTAAAAGCAGATGGTTTATGTGCAGGAAAAGGTGTAATTATTGCACAAACAAAAGCAGAAGCAAAAGAAGCAGCTTCTGATATGCTAAGTGGTGAATCATTTGGTGATGCTGGAACTTCAATTGTAGTTGAAGAGTATTTAGATGGATATGAGTTATCTATTTTTGCAATTTGTGATGGAGATAATTATAAAGTATTACCAGCTGCACAAGATCATAAAAGAGTAGGTGATGGTGATACTGGACCAAATACAGGTGGAATGGGTGCATATGCGCCAACACCTTTAGTAAATGATGATATTTATAAAAAAGTTGAAGAAAGAGTTATTAAACCTACACTTGAGGGTATGAAAAAAGAGGGAGCACCTTTTGAAGGAGTTCTTTTTATAGGTGTTATGGTTGTAAATGGTGAACCAATTATTTTAGAATATAATGTAAGATTTGGTGATCCTGAGTGTGAAATTTTAATGCCTTTATTAGAAACTCCTGTTTCTGAACTTTTTTATAAAGGTGCTACAAAACAATTAGATAAATTAGATATAAAAATTAAAAATCAATTTGGAGTTGCTGTTGTTATGGCAAGTGCAAATTATCCTTATGGCTCTTCAGAACCAGCAGAAATCATTGTAGATGAAATAGTTGATGAGGAGATTTTAGATAATACTCATATTTCATATGCAGGTGTTGAAAAAGAGGATGATAAACTTTTTGCAACAGGTGGAAGAGTTTTATTATGTGTAGGATTTGGTGAGTCTATAAAAGAAGCTAGAGATAGAGCTTACAAATTATGTGGTCAAGTACATTTTGCTGGTAAGAAATGTAGAACTGATATTGCATATCAAGCTTTAAAATAA
- a CDS encoding TolC family protein produces MNKKISILLLFISIPLFSSEGINLFTNTKKEILELEKKIINEDKKVDEKDWLSNINVNTDISKDKDNTTTKTFSLSYNQDIFRFGAISNIIDMAQIQEEYSLLDLDITFDNYINEIYTNVLNAKLTDLNIEKQKFSLKNEEINLNILKEEYKAGETDVTTLNDAIMDKNALEEEIISQENSKYQYLRDLRKYTNLDYDKIDIPNLKIKDLDTYLKESKDVKLASLNQELKKYIHKINKSDYLPKVSFNTNYSYDFSEETISDEKSYNYGLSVSIPFSFSSLNSIESSQVNYLLAKKELEQTKIDETNDYEKSIKNIEKYKKLNNIVKKDIALYDELLSSVEDEYKAGFKAIEDVEILSNTKSMRELDIRINNLNIILELISIYY; encoded by the coding sequence ATGAATAAAAAAATATCAATTCTTTTATTGTTTATTTCTATTCCTCTATTTTCAAGTGAAGGAATAAATCTTTTTACTAACACTAAAAAAGAGATATTAGAGTTAGAAAAAAAGATTATAAATGAAGATAAAAAAGTTGATGAAAAAGATTGGTTATCTAATATAAATGTAAATACTGATATTTCAAAAGATAAAGATAATACCACTACTAAAACTTTTTCATTATCTTATAATCAAGATATATTTAGATTTGGTGCAATTTCAAATATTATTGATATGGCACAGATTCAAGAAGAGTATAGTCTTTTAGATTTAGATATCACTTTTGATAATTATATTAATGAAATTTATACAAATGTTTTAAATGCAAAATTAACTGATTTAAATATAGAAAAACAAAAGTTTTCCCTTAAAAATGAAGAGATAAATTTAAATATATTAAAAGAAGAGTATAAAGCGGGTGAAACTGATGTTACAACATTAAATGATGCAATTATGGATAAAAATGCCTTAGAAGAGGAGATTATTTCTCAAGAAAATAGTAAATATCAATATCTAAGAGACTTAAGAAAATATACAAATTTAGATTATGATAAAATAGATATACCAAATCTTAAAATAAAAGATTTAGATACATATTTGAAAGAATCAAAAGATGTAAAACTTGCATCTTTAAATCAAGAACTTAAAAAATACATCCATAAAATAAATAAAAGTGATTATTTGCCAAAAGTTTCATTTAATACAAATTACTCTTATGATTTTTCAGAAGAAACAATTTCTGATGAAAAGAGTTATAATTATGGTTTAAGTGTTAGTATACCTTTTAGTTTTTCATCTTTAAATAGTATAGAATCAAGCCAGGTAAATTATCTTTTAGCAAAAAAAGAATTAGAACAAACAAAAATTGATGAAACAAATGATTATGAAAAATCAATAAAAAATATTGAAAAATATAAAAAACTAAATAATATTGTCAAAAAAGATATAGCTTTATATGATGAGTTACTATCTTCTGTGGAAGATGAATATAAAGCAGGGTTTAAAGCTATCGAAGATGTGGAGATTTTATCCAATACTAAATCTATGAGAGAACTTGATATTAGGATTAATAATTTAAACATTATTCTTGAATTAATTTCTATATATTATTGA
- a CDS encoding phosphoribosyltransferase family protein: MTPDKIYFKNREVAAYRLIDILPINKMKLEEWIVISTSYNGLPVAKIVASELNAKLDIMFSRKIYSPNNDECEIAIVTESEEVVIHEELVKAFDISLDFVFSKSRYIYDNELSNCVNKFRRGKKLEDLENKNVLLVDEGLNTSLTMMACIKTAIHLGAKSVSVAIPILPTASIQTIESIADDLYYVKNLDHFISIDFYYDELDEVTYEEIKDYKG, encoded by the coding sequence ATGACACCTGATAAAATTTATTTTAAAAATAGAGAAGTTGCAGCTTATAGACTTATAGATATTTTGCCTATAAATAAGATGAAGCTTGAAGAGTGGATTGTTATCTCTACATCTTATAATGGTTTACCTGTAGCAAAAATTGTTGCAAGTGAATTAAATGCAAAACTTGATATTATGTTCTCTAGAAAAATATATTCACCAAATAATGATGAGTGTGAAATTGCAATTGTTACAGAAAGTGAAGAGGTTGTAATACATGAAGAATTAGTAAAGGCATTTGATATTAGTTTAGATTTTGTATTTTCAAAATCTAGGTATATATATGATAATGAACTTTCAAATTGTGTAAATAAATTTAGAAGGGGTAAAAAACTAGAAGACTTAGAAAATAAAAATGTTCTTTTAGTTGATGAGGGGTTAAATACAAGTTTAACAATGATGGCTTGTATTAAAACAGCAATACATTTAGGTGCAAAATCTGTATCAGTAGCAATACCGATACTTCCAACAGCGAGTATTCAAACTATTGAATCTATTGCAGATGATTTATATTATGTTAAAAATTTAGATCATTTCATTTCAATAGATTTTTATTATGATGAATTAGATGAAGTAACTTATGAAGAAATTAAAGATTATAAAGGATAA
- a CDS encoding uroporphyrinogen-III synthase, whose amino-acid sequence MSKIYLLSNQKYDSVENIEVFKIEYIKSNVDLKEYDALIFTSKNAVYSLDSFNNDWKSIPSYAIAQKTADVISKEGGDVKFTGNSGHGNDFAKELIPLLKDKKVLYIRALRVVSNLVETLKKSGIDIDELITYKTICNDNINKKIEKNSTIIFTSPSSIECFFKTYTWDSSLKAIVIGKTTAKYLPDYVDFKISDKTSIEECIKLAMVDSF is encoded by the coding sequence ATGTCAAAAATATATCTACTTAGTAATCAAAAATATGATAGTGTTGAAAATATTGAAGTTTTTAAAATAGAATATATTAAATCTAATGTAGATTTAAAAGAATATGATGCTTTAATTTTTACTTCAAAAAACGCTGTATACTCTTTAGATTCTTTTAATAATGATTGGAAAAGTATCCCTTCTTATGCAATAGCTCAAAAAACTGCAGATGTTATTAGTAAAGAGGGTGGAGATGTTAAGTTTACAGGAAATAGCGGACATGGAAATGACTTTGCTAAAGAACTTATTCCTTTATTAAAAGATAAAAAAGTTTTGTATATTAGAGCTTTAAGAGTTGTATCTAATTTAGTTGAAACTTTAAAAAAATCAGGTATAGATATTGATGAATTGATCACATATAAAACTATTTGTAATGATAATATAAATAAAAAAATAGAAAAGAATTCTACTATTATATTTACTTCACCTTCTAGTATAGAATGTTTTTTTAAAACTTATACTTGGGACAGTAGTTTAAAAGCAATTGTAATAGGAAAAACCACAGCTAAATATTTACCAGATTATGTTGATTTTAAGATTAGTGATAAAACTTCCATTGAAGAGTGTATAAAACTTGCGATGGTGGATAGTTTTTAA
- the der gene encoding ribosome biogenesis GTPase Der: MNNELKKIALIGQPNVGKSSLFNRIAKKRIAIVSDMAGTTRDIRKHEVEILERDAIMLDTGGIDDTNDEIFSNVKKKAVECAKEADIILFMVDGKKIPDEKDKELFYELQALDKKLALIVNKIDNDKELERLWSFYEFGIDEENLFGISVSHNRGTKRLFEWISYQLPPRKEEPEVVIEEDGDDFLEDFLDPIEDINNQRVEDDGEIRVAIIGRVNVGKSSILNALVGEERSVVSSIAGTTIDPVDESFEYKGKNITFVDTAGLRRRGRIEGIEKFALMRTKEMLEKANLALVVLDASKELVDLDEKIAGLVDEYGLGTIIVLNKWDENADEFKKLEEKVRSKFKFLYYAPIIAVSAKTGRSIDRLKDKLVEIYDNYSQRVPTSVLNKVIETATIRHALPSPAGNYLRIYYATQFETKPPRIALIMNKPKFLHFSYKRYLINFLRDNINFEGTPIHVVARKKGQREIDEEDIEEF, translated from the coding sequence ATGAATAACGAGCTTAAAAAAATTGCATTAATAGGACAGCCAAATGTTGGTAAGTCATCTCTATTTAATAGAATTGCAAAAAAAAGAATTGCTATTGTTTCTGATATGGCTGGTACTACAAGAGATATTAGAAAACATGAAGTAGAAATATTAGAAAGAGATGCAATAATGCTTGATACTGGTGGTATTGATGACACCAATGATGAGATATTTTCAAATGTTAAGAAAAAAGCTGTAGAGTGTGCAAAAGAGGCTGATATAATACTTTTTATGGTTGATGGAAAGAAAATACCAGATGAAAAAGATAAAGAACTATTTTATGAGCTTCAAGCTCTTGACAAAAAACTTGCATTGATTGTAAATAAAATTGATAATGATAAAGAGCTAGAAAGACTTTGGTCTTTTTATGAATTTGGTATTGATGAAGAGAATCTTTTTGGTATTTCAGTATCTCATAATAGAGGTACAAAAAGACTTTTTGAGTGGATCTCATACCAATTACCTCCAAGAAAAGAGGAACCTGAAGTTGTTATTGAAGAGGATGGAGATGATTTCCTAGAAGATTTTTTAGACCCTATTGAAGATATAAATAATCAAAGAGTAGAAGATGATGGTGAAATTAGAGTCGCAATTATTGGAAGAGTTAATGTTGGAAAATCTTCTATTTTAAATGCACTTGTTGGAGAAGAAAGATCAGTTGTTTCATCAATTGCAGGTACAACAATTGATCCAGTTGATGAATCGTTTGAATATAAAGGTAAAAACATTACTTTTGTTGATACAGCAGGTTTAAGAAGAAGAGGGCGAATTGAAGGTATTGAAAAATTTGCTTTAATGAGAACAAAAGAGATGTTAGAAAAAGCTAACTTAGCTCTTGTTGTATTGGATGCTTCTAAAGAATTAGTTGATTTAGATGAAAAAATTGCAGGTTTAGTTGATGAATATGGTTTAGGAACTATTATTGTTTTAAATAAATGGGATGAAAATGCAGATGAGTTTAAAAAACTAGAAGAAAAAGTAAGAAGTAAATTTAAATTTCTTTATTATGCACCTATTATTGCTGTTTCTGCAAAAACAGGAAGAAGTATCGATAGATTAAAAGACAAATTAGTTGAGATATATGATAATTATTCACAAAGAGTTCCAACTTCTGTTCTTAATAAAGTGATTGAAACAGCAACTATAAGGCATGCACTTCCTAGTCCTGCTGGTAATTATCTTAGAATATATTATGCAACTCAATTTGAAACAAAACCCCCTAGAATTGCCCTTATTATGAATAAGCCAAAATTTTTACACTTCTCATATAAAAGATATTTGATTAATTTTTTAAGAGATAATATAAACTTTGAAGGTACACCAATTCATGTTGTTGCTAGAAAAAAAGGTCAAAGAGAAATTGATGAGGAAGATATAGAGGAGTTTTAA
- a CDS encoding LPS-assembly protein LptD, whose protein sequence is MLKKIIATAILVVSLHADVEKFQILANDLVTKNDIIIASGNVVAFSPSYYITAQKAIYDKNKGTFELFDDVIVLKNNNVQTKSNYTFLDINTDDMYQKPSLYFEESNSIWISSKDSEKKDDTIFLEDATLSSCDCVDPDWSIRFSSADYDTEDKWINIYNPRIYLKEMPLIYAPYLGFSTDTRRRTGLLYPTFGYSKDEGGFYSQPIYIAPADNYDFEFIPDYRFKRGRGIFGYFRYADSIDSMLKLSAGYFKEYEDYQAENGLTNQSHYGIGLNYVRNNILSPNKLGYSDGLYMDINYLNDIEYDVLENNTEDDSIVQKVESKINYVYNTPNYFLGSYFRYYIDTSKTSNGNTLQELPKLQAHTYTRPVFLDKLLVSSDLKYTNHKRNEEINAEQYELSVPLSYSYSLFDDYLKIIFKQEFNFNKFIYSNADSNYEDGTYAESKTTISLNSDLVKPYEDYVHTVNLFADYNNVHTITEKGDLYDITNSDVVLSPFPVNRNEDTIEFGINQSLYDKDTNEQIINHKLTQSLIYDDYDEFKLDNTENEITYNYFLGAISNKLLYNHQDKKIIESSSNFSLNYDNVYLKLGHYMSKETQNSGKENLESYSLTARYTFSDQYKLSYYTNYNIEEDIRTKQGLKFTIVDSCWDLDLKYERAIVATSSNYTDSRTQDILYIELFLKPLGGVKQQYKIKEDTNNTEEGS, encoded by the coding sequence ATGCTTAAAAAAATAATTGCGACCGCAATATTAGTAGTATCTTTACATGCTGATGTGGAAAAGTTTCAAATTTTAGCAAATGATTTAGTAACAAAAAATGACATAATTATTGCTAGTGGTAATGTTGTTGCTTTTTCCCCTTCTTACTATATAACTGCACAAAAAGCAATTTATGATAAAAATAAAGGTACTTTTGAGTTGTTTGATGATGTTATTGTATTGAAAAATAATAATGTTCAAACAAAAAGTAATTATACATTTTTGGATATAAATACAGATGATATGTATCAAAAACCTAGTTTGTATTTTGAAGAATCAAATTCAATATGGATAAGCTCAAAAGATTCTGAAAAAAAAGATGATACAATCTTTTTAGAAGATGCTACTTTATCAAGTTGTGATTGTGTTGATCCAGATTGGAGTATTAGATTTAGTAGTGCTGATTATGATACAGAAGATAAATGGATAAATATCTATAATCCAAGAATATATCTAAAAGAGATGCCTTTAATATATGCACCTTATTTAGGGTTTTCAACAGATACAAGAAGAAGAACTGGGTTATTGTACCCAACTTTTGGTTACTCTAAAGATGAAGGTGGCTTCTACTCTCAACCTATATATATTGCCCCAGCTGATAATTATGATTTTGAATTTATTCCTGATTATAGATTTAAAAGAGGTAGAGGTATCTTTGGATATTTTAGATATGCTGATTCTATTGATTCTATGTTAAAACTTAGTGCAGGGTATTTTAAAGAGTATGAAGATTATCAAGCAGAAAATGGTTTAACAAACCAGAGTCATTATGGTATTGGTTTAAATTATGTAAGAAACAATATATTATCTCCTAATAAATTAGGGTATTCTGATGGTTTATATATGGATATAAATTATTTGAATGATATTGAGTATGATGTATTGGAAAATAATACTGAAGATGATTCTATTGTTCAAAAAGTTGAATCAAAAATAAATTATGTATATAATACACCAAATTATTTTTTAGGTTCATATTTTAGATACTATATTGATACATCTAAAACCTCAAATGGTAATACTCTTCAAGAGTTACCAAAACTTCAAGCTCACACCTATACCAGACCTGTTTTTTTAGATAAATTATTAGTTTCATCAGATTTAAAATATACAAATCATAAAAGAAATGAAGAGATAAATGCTGAACAATACGAATTAAGTGTTCCTTTATCTTATTCGTACTCTTTATTTGATGATTATTTGAAAATTATTTTTAAACAAGAATTTAACTTTAATAAGTTTATTTACTCTAATGCTGACAGTAATTATGAAGATGGTACTTATGCTGAATCAAAAACAACAATTTCACTTAATTCTGATTTAGTAAAACCTTATGAAGATTATGTTCATACAGTTAATTTATTTGCAGACTATAATAATGTACATACAATTACTGAAAAGGGTGATTTGTACGATATTACAAATAGTGATGTTGTATTAAGTCCTTTTCCTGTTAATAGAAATGAAGATACTATAGAGTTTGGTATTAATCAATCTTTATATGATAAAGATACTAATGAACAAATTATCAACCATAAATTAACACAATCTTTAATTTATGATGATTATGATGAGTTTAAATTAGATAATACTGAAAATGAAATTACTTATAATTATTTTTTAGGTGCAATTAGTAATAAATTGTTATATAATCATCAAGATAAAAAAATTATTGAAAGCTCTTCAAATTTTTCATTAAATTATGATAATGTGTATTTAAAACTTGGACATTATATGTCTAAAGAAACACAAAATTCTGGAAAAGAGAATTTAGAATCTTATTCATTAACAGCTAGATATACTTTTTCAGATCAATATAAACTATCATATTATACTAATTATAATATAGAAGAGGATATTAGAACTAAACAAGGATTAAAATTCACTATTGTGGATAGTTGCTGGGATTTAGATTTAAAATATGAAAGAGCAATTGTTGCGACTTCTAGTAATTATACAGACTCAAGAACACAAGATATTTTATATATAGAATTATTCTTAAAACCATTAGGTGGAGTAAAACAGCAATATAAAATAAAAGAAGATACAAATAATACAGAAGAGGGTAGTTAA
- the hpf gene encoding ribosome hibernation-promoting factor, HPF/YfiA family, which produces MNTSIVGRHIELTEPIKDYVNSSIEIFKKYNLDIISVGAIISQEEKNGRKAFTFEFTLNIAHLDTVVVKQKDKDLYAAIDIAVDRVSKVLRRHHDKITGHKATKLSEVEAIEVQDEVAAQLEKYENEIIPVKLASYKPIDIEEAVESLKASEDLFKVFYDKDDNLRVLYKAKEEGKFGLY; this is translated from the coding sequence ATGAATACAAGTATTGTAGGAAGACACATAGAATTAACTGAACCTATTAAAGATTATGTTAATAGTTCAATAGAAATTTTTAAAAAATATAATTTAGATATTATATCTGTTGGTGCAATTATATCTCAAGAAGAAAAAAACGGAAGAAAAGCATTTACTTTTGAATTTACTTTAAATATTGCACATTTAGATACGGTTGTTGTTAAACAAAAAGATAAAGACTTATACGCTGCTATTGACATTGCTGTTGATAGAGTTTCAAAAGTTTTAAGAAGACATCATGACAAAATTACAGGACACAAAGCTACTAAGCTTTCTGAAGTTGAAGCTATTGAAGTTCAAGACGAAGTAGCTGCTCAGTTAGAAAAGTATGAAAACGAAATTATTCCTGTAAAATTAGCTTCTTATAAACCAATTGATATTGAAGAAGCTGTAGAAAGCTTAAAAGCTAGTGAGGATTTATTTAAAGTATTCTATGACAAAGATGATAACTTAAGAGTATTATACAAAGCAAAAGAAGAAGGGAAATTTGGATTATATTAA
- a CDS encoding SulP family inorganic anion transporter has product MININSIKNDFFGGVTAAVVALPLALAFGVASDAGATAGLYGAIILGFFASLFGGTPTQISGPTGPMTVVTATAIATFQNDFESVITVIFLAGIIQISFGIIKIGKWIKYIPYPVISGFMCGIGVIIIILQINPFIGVDSYGSVIKTIVEIPNSFKLASSDSIILATITLVIMFFTPKSISKYVPSALIALVIVTYLAIFMNYSVPTIGEIPMGLPDFKIPTSFDLLNLSTIITLAITLALLGSIDTLLTSLVADSMIKTNHKPNQELIAQGIGNSLCSLVGAIPGAGATMRTVINIKSGGKSRLSGMIHALTLLVIVLFLAPLASKIPLSVLSGVLIKVGFDILDYKFLKIINKVSRVDLLIMLTVFLLTIFVDLIMAVGVGITFASIVAVYKVSKRTRMQTSHVNKKFDFDINLDNRDIEILEIDGSLFFGTASILDRKIDKIKPQTKFVILNCLKVHFLDISAIFMIEEIIKKLKENGIEVVLLLKHSQKRKVLKVDSSKVFNNSKIFSNIDDAVNSIQKNEYER; this is encoded by the coding sequence TTGATAAATATAAATAGTATTAAAAATGATTTTTTTGGTGGAGTAACAGCAGCTGTTGTTGCTTTACCTTTAGCTCTTGCATTTGGAGTAGCAAGTGATGCAGGGGCAACTGCTGGTCTTTATGGTGCAATTATTTTAGGTTTTTTTGCATCACTTTTTGGAGGAACCCCAACTCAAATCTCAGGTCCAACAGGACCAATGACTGTTGTTACAGCAACTGCTATAGCAACATTTCAAAACGATTTTGAGTCTGTAATAACCGTTATATTTTTAGCTGGAATTATACAAATTTCTTTTGGAATTATTAAAATTGGTAAATGGATAAAATATATTCCATATCCTGTTATTTCTGGTTTTATGTGTGGAATTGGTGTGATTATTATAATTTTACAGATAAATCCATTTATTGGTGTTGATTCTTATGGTTCAGTTATTAAAACCATAGTAGAGATTCCCAATAGTTTTAAATTAGCAAGTAGTGATTCCATTATATTAGCTACTATAACTTTAGTTATAATGTTTTTTACCCCTAAATCTATTAGCAAATATGTTCCTTCAGCCTTAATTGCTTTAGTTATTGTTACTTATTTGGCTATATTTATGAATTATAGTGTTCCAACTATTGGTGAAATTCCTATGGGCTTACCAGATTTTAAAATACCAACAAGTTTTGATCTTTTAAATTTAAGTACTATAATTACTTTAGCAATTACTTTAGCTTTATTGGGCTCTATAGATACCTTGTTAACCTCTTTAGTTGCCGATTCTATGATCAAAACTAACCATAAGCCAAATCAAGAATTAATAGCTCAAGGTATAGGTAATAGTTTATGTTCATTGGTTGGAGCGATTCCAGGAGCAGGTGCTACTATGAGAACAGTAATAAATATAAAAAGTGGTGGAAAGTCTAGACTTTCTGGAATGATTCATGCCTTAACTTTATTAGTTATAGTACTTTTTTTAGCTCCACTTGCATCAAAAATACCCTTATCAGTTTTATCAGGTGTTTTAATAAAAGTTGGTTTTGACATTTTAGATTATAAATTTTTAAAAATTATAAATAAAGTTTCAAGGGTTGATTTACTTATAATGCTTACTGTATTTTTACTTACAATTTTCGTAGATTTAATTATGGCTGTTGGAGTAGGTATCACTTTTGCATCAATTGTTGCAGTTTATAAAGTTTCAAAAAGAACAAGAATGCAAACATCCCATGTAAATAAAAAATTTGATTTTGATATTAATTTAGATAATAGAGATATTGAGATATTAGAGATTGATGGTTCTTTATTTTTTGGAACAGCATCAATATTAGATAGAAAAATTGATAAAATAAAACCCCAAACAAAGTTTGTTATATTAAATTGTTTAAAAGTTCATTTTTTAGATATTTCAGCTATATTTATGATTGAAGAGATTATAAAAAAACTAAAAGAAAATGGTATTGAAGTTGTACTTTTATTAAAACATTCCCAAAAAAGAAAAGTTTTAAAAGTAGATAGTAGTAAGGTTTTTAATAATAGTAAAATATTTAGTAATATTGATGATGCTGTAAACTCAATACAAAAAAATGAATACGAAAGATAA